Proteins encoded within one genomic window of Triticum aestivum cultivar Chinese Spring chromosome 2D, IWGSC CS RefSeq v2.1, whole genome shotgun sequence:
- the LOC123054244 gene encoding probable plastid-lipid-associated protein 11, chloroplastic, translating to MARLLFQTHTAAQTFAPSPRGNRRPAPAAPHAVGFLRALFPARPPPAKAELLRLIADQGRGLETQSDPSRLADIVSCIDALAASAPDADTVSDAAKLSGTWRLLWTTEQEQLFIVRNAPSFRTAAGDVLQVIDVPAGSLNNVITFPPSGAFVVNGSIEIQPPQRVNFRFTRAMLKGGNWEVPFPPFGKGWFDTVYLDDEIRVAKDIRGDYLVVERAPYSWNG from the exons ATGGCGCGactactcttccaaacccacacgGCCGCGCAAACCTTCGCCCCGAGCCCGCGCGGCAACCGCCGCCCCGCTCCCGCCGCGCCCCACGCCGTCGGCTTCCTCCGCGCCCTCTTCCCTGCCCGGCCGCCGCCGGCCAAGGCCGAGCTCCTCCGCCTCATCGCCGACCAGGGCCGCGGCCTCGAAACCCAGTCCGACCCGTCCCGCCTCGCGGACATCGTCTCCTGCATAGACGCCCTCGCTGCCTCCGCCCCGGACGCCGACACCGTGTCGGACGCCGCCAAGCTCTCCGGCACCTGGCGCCTCCTGTGGACGACCGAGCAGGAGCAGCTCTTCATCGTGCGCAACGCCCCCAGCTTCCGCACCGCCGCCGGCGACGTGCTCCAGGTCATCGACGTTCCAGCTGGGAGCCTCAACAACGTCATCACCTTCCCGCCCTCTGGCGCGTTCGTCGTGAACGGCAGCATCGAGATCCAACCACCCCAGCGAGTAAATTTTCG GTTTACACGTGCTATGCTGAAGGGGGGCAATTGGGAGGTTCCCTTTCCGCCATTTGGGAAAGGATG GTTTGATACTGTCTATTTGGACGATGAAATCCGTGTAGCGAAGGACATAAGGGGGGACTATTTAGTTGTTGAGCGTGCTCCATATTCTTGGAACGGATAG